A region of Desulfovibrio sp. DNA encodes the following proteins:
- a CDS encoding nine-heme cytochrome c translates to MRNGTSLLLLAALALAGAACLTALGAGSATAAALEPTDSGAPSAIVMFPVSAKPNPKGAAMKPSVFNHLIHEKKIANCETCHHTGDPVACSTCHTTEGKAEGNFVTLDRAMHATNIAKRAKGNTPVSCVSCHEQQTKERRECAGCHAIVTPKRDQAWCATCHNVTSSMTPEQMQLGIKGKLPADQNEALAAETVQSQKTVQPLSAMQGPLKVTIDALADKYEPNNFTHRRHVSSLMERIKGDKLAAAFHNKPEILCATCHHRSPLSATPPKCGSCHTKEIDPKNPNRPNLKAAYHLQCMGCHQGMNVGRPKNTDCTTCHKARP, encoded by the coding sequence ATGAGGAACGGCACATCACTGCTTTTGCTGGCGGCTCTGGCCCTGGCGGGCGCGGCGTGTCTGACGGCGCTCGGAGCTGGATCGGCCACGGCCGCAGCTTTGGAGCCGACAGACAGCGGCGCGCCGTCGGCCATTGTCATGTTTCCGGTAAGCGCCAAGCCCAATCCCAAGGGCGCGGCCATGAAACCCTCGGTTTTCAATCATCTCATTCATGAGAAAAAGATTGCCAACTGCGAAACATGCCACCACACCGGCGACCCTGTGGCCTGTAGCACTTGCCACACGACTGAAGGCAAGGCTGAAGGAAACTTCGTGACGCTTGACCGCGCCATGCACGCCACCAATATTGCCAAACGCGCCAAGGGTAACACCCCTGTGAGCTGCGTGAGCTGTCACGAACAGCAAACCAAGGAACGGCGCGAATGCGCGGGCTGCCACGCCATCGTGACTCCCAAGCGCGACCAGGCATGGTGCGCCACCTGCCACAATGTTACGTCTTCCATGACGCCGGAACAGATGCAGCTCGGCATCAAGGGCAAGCTGCCCGCCGACCAGAACGAAGCTCTGGCTGCTGAAACCGTGCAGTCGCAGAAGACTGTTCAGCCTCTTTCTGCCATGCAGGGTCCCCTCAAGGTGACCATCGACGCTCTGGCCGACAAGTACGAGCCGAACAACTTCACGCACCGTCGCCACGTCTCCTCGCTGATGGAGCGCATCAAGGGCGACAAGCTGGCCGCGGCTTTCCACAACAAGCCCGAAATTCTGTGCGCTACCTGCCATCACAGAAGCCCGCTTTCGGCCACGCCTCCCAAGTGCGGCAGCTGCCACACCAAGGAAATCGACCCCAAGAATCCCAACCGTCCCAACCTCAAGGCTGCCTATCACCTGCAGTGCATGGGTTGTCACCAGGGTATGAACGTGGGTCGTCCTAAGAACACAGACTGCACCACTTGTCATAAGGCCCGCCCCTAG
- a CDS encoding fused MFS/spermidine synthase has translation MLELTVFLSGALVMVLEMVGARVLAPHVGTSAVVWTSLIGVVLACLAVGAWAGGRLADKNLSRRGLAFALAGAGLGSGLTAFCHEAIGQWVTSAVGNLYVAAVLAAVCIFALPAFFFGMITPYTIRLRIESVDSSGATVGRLYALSTAGSIVGTFLGGFILISYWGSTTILWGVAACMLGLSLCHGGGRLRLRAALLALCGLMAVLAASYGRWQDGRAMSHLIESPYNSIRVYEGVDWAQNGRAVRLMATDPGYSQSGMYLEAPDELYFRYTQFYALGPHFVPGANRVLMLGGGGYSVPKWLLSDKTPLARPAEARVTVVELDPAMTDTARRWFALRDDPRLTVRHEDARAFLNRQRDQYDLVFVDVFNSHYAVPFQMGTREAAAALRRAVAPGGVMLMNVISAVEGPDGRLFQSIYNALEQSFAEVRVYCAGGEAPDRLQNLMVAAFPERRADTETSAVTTAEADSGLAEKMPGAVSLPAMLASRYSGQRAFATPALTDDFAPVERYTLVLLRQ, from the coding sequence ATGCTTGAACTAACGGTATTTCTGAGCGGCGCGCTGGTCATGGTGCTTGAAATGGTCGGCGCGCGGGTACTTGCCCCACATGTGGGAACCTCTGCCGTAGTATGGACGAGCCTCATCGGCGTGGTGCTGGCCTGCCTGGCAGTGGGCGCCTGGGCCGGTGGGCGTCTGGCTGACAAAAATCTTTCGCGCCGGGGGCTGGCTTTTGCTCTTGCTGGCGCTGGCCTTGGCAGCGGCCTTACGGCCTTTTGTCATGAGGCAATCGGACAATGGGTAACGTCTGCCGTGGGCAATCTGTATGTGGCGGCAGTGCTGGCGGCGGTGTGCATTTTTGCCCTGCCAGCCTTTTTTTTCGGCATGATCACGCCCTACACCATACGCCTGCGCATTGAGAGTGTGGATTCGTCCGGCGCAACCGTGGGCAGGCTTTACGCACTTTCCACGGCTGGCAGCATTGTGGGAACGTTTCTGGGCGGATTTATTCTGATTTCGTACTGGGGCAGCACCACCATCCTGTGGGGCGTGGCGGCCTGCATGCTGGGGCTTTCGCTGTGCCACGGCGGGGGCAGGCTGCGGCTGCGGGCAGCGCTGCTGGCCCTTTGTGGTCTTATGGCCGTGCTGGCGGCAAGCTATGGGCGCTGGCAGGATGGCCGCGCCATGAGCCACCTGATCGAGAGCCCCTACAACAGCATCCGCGTGTATGAAGGCGTGGATTGGGCGCAGAACGGCAGGGCAGTACGCCTTATGGCCACAGACCCCGGCTACAGCCAGTCGGGCATGTATCTGGAAGCGCCCGACGAACTCTATTTTCGCTACACCCAGTTTTACGCCCTTGGGCCGCACTTTGTGCCCGGGGCAAACCGGGTGCTCATGCTGGGCGGCGGTGGGTATTCCGTACCCAAGTGGCTGCTTTCTGACAAAACGCCGTTGGCACGGCCCGCAGAGGCGCGCGTGACTGTTGTGGAGCTTGATCCGGCCATGACAGATACCGCGCGTCGCTGGTTTGCCCTGCGCGACGATCCGCGCCTGACCGTGCGGCATGAAGATGCCCGGGCCTTTCTGAACCGGCAGCGCGACCAGTATGATCTTGTTTTTGTGGACGTGTTCAATTCGCACTACGCCGTGCCTTTCCAGATGGGCACACGTGAGGCTGCTGCTGCGTTACGCCGCGCGGTGGCCCCGGGGGGCGTGATGCTCATGAACGTTATTTCTGCGGTGGAAGGGCCGGATGGCCGCCTGTTTCAGAGCATTTACAACGCGCTTGAGCAGTCCTTTGCCGAGGTGCGTGTGTACTGCGCTGGCGGTGAAGCGCCAGACAGGCTGCAAAACCTGATGGTGGCGGCTTTTCCCGAGCGGCGTGCAGATACGGAAACGAGCGCAGTGACCACTGCGGAAGCAGACAGTGGCCTGGCAGAAAAAATGCCCGGCGCGGTAAGTCTCCCTGCCATGCTGGCAAGCCGTTATTCGGGGCAGCGTGCATTTGCGACGCCAGCCCTCACAGATGACTTTGCCCCTGTGGAGCGCTATACTCTGGTTTTGTTGCGGCAGTAG
- a CDS encoding TIGR00730 family Rossman fold protein, with product MPEMQQNMIDDLASVTTESWRTFRIMAEMVEALDSLNALKVKCISLFGTARCTPESAEYKDAEKIARLLVEAGFGVISGGGPGIMEAANKGAYEAGGVSVGLHIQLPHEQGCNKYVKTRCNFRYFFIRKFMFVKYAMAYVVMPGGMGTIDELSEAFVLAQTGRTRPFPIILYDSSYWSGLLEWMRKTMSARGFIKESEIDKLITVCDTPEEVVNYLCRVVVV from the coding sequence ATGCCTGAAATGCAACAGAACATGATTGACGATCTCGCTTCCGTCACTACAGAATCATGGCGTACCTTCCGTATCATGGCGGAAATGGTCGAAGCACTCGATTCTCTCAACGCACTCAAGGTCAAGTGCATATCCCTCTTTGGTACTGCCCGGTGCACACCGGAATCTGCTGAATATAAAGATGCAGAAAAAATTGCGCGCCTGCTGGTGGAAGCAGGTTTTGGCGTTATCAGCGGCGGCGGCCCCGGTATCATGGAAGCCGCAAACAAGGGCGCGTACGAGGCGGGCGGCGTTTCCGTCGGCCTGCATATCCAGCTGCCACATGAACAGGGCTGCAACAAGTATGTGAAAACCCGCTGCAATTTCCGCTACTTTTTTATCCGCAAGTTCATGTTTGTGAAATACGCCATGGCCTATGTGGTCATGCCCGGCGGCATGGGGACCATCGACGAGCTTTCCGAAGCCTTTGTGCTGGCGCAGACTGGCCGCACGCGTCCCTTCCCCATTATCCTGTACGATTCCAGCTATTGGAGCGGCCTGCTGGAATGGATGCGCAAAACCATGAGCGCGCGTGGCTTTATCAAGGAAAGCGAAATAGACAAGCTCATTACCGTGTGCGACACGCCCGAAGAAGTGGTTAATTACCTGTGCAGGGTAGTGGTTGTATAG
- the tadA gene encoding tRNA adenosine(34) deaminase TadA gives MNNNAVNARAFSPAGPLTPPPPGHTWQGLMRMALEEARASGAAGEVPVGAVVVAPDGRILSRCGNAPVRGNDPTAHAEVLALRAAGAALDNYRLNECVLVVTLEPCAMCAAALIHARVAGLVYGAADALAGAVVSRAEYFDAQCANHRVWHMGGVLADKCAALLHDFFARRRD, from the coding sequence ATGAATAACAACGCCGTCAACGCGCGGGCCTTTTCTCCCGCAGGGCCGCTTACGCCGCCCCCGCCGGGGCATACCTGGCAGGGGCTCATGCGTATGGCCCTTGAAGAGGCCCGCGCCAGCGGCGCGGCGGGCGAGGTGCCCGTGGGCGCGGTGGTGGTTGCTCCCGATGGCCGCATACTCTCCCGTTGTGGCAATGCCCCGGTGCGCGGCAACGACCCCACCGCCCATGCAGAGGTGCTGGCCCTGCGCGCGGCCGGCGCGGCGCTTGACAATTACCGGCTTAACGAGTGTGTGCTGGTGGTTACCCTTGAGCCCTGCGCCATGTGCGCCGCTGCCCTTATCCATGCTCGGGTGGCTGGCCTTGTGTATGGCGCGGCAGATGCCCTGGCAGGCGCGGTGGTCTCGCGCGCGGAATATTTTGACGCCCAGTGCGCCAACCACCGCGTGTGGCACATGGGCGGCGTGCTGGCCGATAAGTGCGCGGCCCTGCTACACGATTTTTTTGCCCGGCGGCGGGACTGA
- the rsmD gene encoding 16S rRNA (guanine(966)-N(2))-methyltransferase RsmD, protein MRIISGRLGGRNLKTVEGEGYRPAMGKTREALFSMLTARGIDWHSTRVLDLFAGSGSLAFEAISRGASHALLVEMAPQAVRCLKANIETLGVQDEARIVSEDVLRVLKTPPAEQYSLIFMDPPYRKNLADPALRLLVTRRWLAPGAFVTAEIEKDARVNPPAEWKLEAERLFGQTRICIWTLP, encoded by the coding sequence ATGCGCATTATTTCCGGGCGTCTTGGCGGACGCAACCTGAAAACTGTTGAGGGCGAAGGCTACCGCCCGGCCATGGGCAAAACGCGCGAAGCGCTTTTTTCCATGCTCACCGCTCGCGGTATCGACTGGCACAGCACGCGGGTTCTCGACCTGTTTGCGGGCAGCGGCAGCCTTGCCTTTGAGGCCATCAGCCGGGGGGCGTCGCACGCTCTGCTGGTAGAAATGGCCCCTCAGGCCGTGCGCTGTCTCAAGGCCAACATTGAGACGCTTGGGGTGCAGGACGAAGCCCGCATTGTCAGCGAAGACGTGCTGCGGGTGCTTAAAACACCTCCGGCGGAACAGTATTCGCTGATTTTTATGGACCCGCCCTATCGCAAAAACCTGGCCGACCCGGCTCTCAGGTTACTGGTTACACGCCGCTGGCTTGCGCCGGGGGCCTTTGTGACGGCAGAAATTGAAAAGGACGCGCGGGTTAACCCGCCTGCGGAATGGAAACTTGAAGCCGAGCGCCTGTTCGGCCAGACACGCATATGCATCTGGACACTGCCATGA
- the miaA gene encoding tRNA (adenosine(37)-N6)-dimethylallyltransferase MiaA: protein MTETSCTPLPVICLAGPTGSGKTAAALAMAKALDGEVVNADSRQVYADFPLITAQPSPEERACCPHHLYGFLPTENKISAGRWADTAAEQVRDILARGKTPLLVGGTGLYFQALLRGMAQIPPVDPQLTALLTARVDAEGTPRLHAELQACDPVYAAKIHPNDRQRIIRALEVFQSTGRPFTWWHDNSMSPPLCAGPLLTLNATLEWLEPRLARRLDLMLEYGALDEARAAMSKCADPAAPGWSGIGCAEALAHLQGRLTLQECRQLWLHNTRAYAKRQLTWFRARPEAVWLPPDKPAAVVETAQRFWQSVRQP from the coding sequence ATGACTGAAACTTCCTGTACGCCGCTGCCGGTCATTTGCCTTGCCGGGCCTACCGGTTCGGGCAAAACGGCAGCGGCTCTTGCCATGGCCAAAGCGCTTGACGGCGAGGTGGTCAACGCTGACTCGCGTCAGGTCTACGCCGATTTTCCTCTCATCACGGCCCAGCCATCGCCCGAAGAGCGCGCATGCTGCCCGCACCATCTGTACGGATTTCTGCCCACTGAAAACAAGATCAGCGCCGGGCGCTGGGCAGACACCGCGGCAGAACAGGTGCGCGATATTCTGGCGCGGGGTAAAACGCCCCTGTTGGTGGGCGGCACTGGCCTGTATTTTCAGGCGCTGCTGCGGGGCATGGCCCAGATTCCGCCCGTTGACCCGCAGCTCACAGCCCTGCTCACCGCACGGGTCGATGCCGAGGGTACCCCCCGGCTGCACGCCGAGCTGCAAGCCTGCGATCCAGTCTATGCCGCCAAAATCCACCCCAATGACCGACAGCGTATTATCCGCGCGCTTGAGGTATTCCAGAGCACCGGGCGGCCCTTTACCTGGTGGCATGACAATTCCATGAGTCCCCCCCTGTGCGCTGGTCCCCTGCTTACGCTCAATGCCACGCTTGAATGGCTTGAACCGCGCCTTGCCCGCCGCCTCGACCTCATGCTGGAATACGGCGCGCTGGACGAGGCCCGTGCCGCCATGAGCAAATGTGCAGACCCCGCCGCCCCCGGCTGGTCGGGCATTGGCTGCGCAGAAGCCCTCGCCCATTTGCAGGGCCGCCTTACCTTACAGGAATGCCGCCAGCTATGGCTGCACAACACGCGGGCCTACGCCAAGCGCCAGCTTACCTGGTTTCGCGCGCGTCCAGAGGCAGTGTGGTTGCCCCCGGACAAACCCGCTGCGGTTGTAGAAACGGCGCAACGCTTCTGGCAGAGCGTACGCCAGCCATAG
- a CDS encoding phenylalanine--tRNA ligase beta subunit-related protein, with amino-acid sequence MQNLAPIVSIDPALAAIWPDTALGCVFWTASVLPQEPQLWQYFANHTLPRLAQMLEDTELAGMPQIGPSRRAFKAFGRDPGRVRISSEALYRRLRQGKDLYRINTAVDANNLVSLETGFSLGTYDLACLQGDLVLRLGREGEAYSGIGKDKLDLCRMPLLADGLGPFGCPCSDSQRAMIVENTSENTVPRQLLTVIYGFSGADSVSTAIPLAQKHFAAFSGAIITSANVVCP; translated from the coding sequence GTGCAAAATCTCGCCCCCATCGTTAGCATAGACCCCGCACTTGCCGCCATCTGGCCTGATACTGCCCTTGGCTGCGTATTCTGGACTGCGTCTGTTTTGCCGCAGGAACCGCAGCTGTGGCAGTATTTTGCCAACCACACCCTGCCCCGGCTGGCACAGATGCTTGAAGACACCGAGCTGGCAGGCATGCCCCAGATCGGCCCCTCGCGACGGGCTTTCAAGGCATTTGGCCGCGACCCGGGGCGTGTGCGCATCTCGTCCGAGGCCCTTTATCGCCGTCTGCGTCAGGGCAAAGATCTCTACCGCATCAACACCGCTGTGGACGCCAACAACCTCGTTTCGCTCGAAACGGGCTTTTCGCTGGGCACATATGACCTGGCCTGCCTGCAGGGCGATCTGGTGTTACGACTGGGCCGTGAGGGCGAGGCGTATTCTGGCATTGGCAAGGACAAGCTCGACCTCTGCCGCATGCCTCTGCTGGCCGACGGACTGGGGCCCTTTGGCTGCCCTTGCAGTGATTCGCAACGCGCCATGATTGTTGAAAATACGTCCGAAAATACGGTTCCTCGCCAGTTGCTGACAGTTATCTACGGTTTTTCGGGAGCTGACTCGGTTTCCACTGCTATCCCACTGGCACAAAAGCATTTTGCAGCTTTTTCCGGGGCAATTATCACCTCCGCCAACGTGGTCTGCCCCTAG
- a CDS encoding MBL fold metallo-hydrolase: MKVQFLGAAQTVTGSCYMVEAAGKRFCIDCGMHQGNKAIEARNRETELYRASAIDFILVTHAHIDHSGLLPKIVKEGFAGPIFCTKATSELLDLMLQDSAHIQEMEAQWEARKYQRRGIKNPPTALYTVEDAQKAVTLFQTVDYHKTFEPAPGIRVTYFDAGHILGSGSLRLEADEDGKTTSLIFSGDIGRPQSLIVRSPETPPKADYVFMESTYGDRDHKDENLSVDELGEAIAYSYGKGEKVIIPAFAVERTQEVLYCLHMLAKQGKLPADMPVFVDSPLAIRATEVFERNRELFDDEALKMLNGGDDPFALPNLRYTLSAAESQAINDFRGPAIVISASGMCNAGRVRHHLRHNIWKPGASIVFVGYQGVGTPGRKLVEKAKKITLFGEDIEVSARIFTINGFSGHAGQSQLLEWLKPLTGNGAQVVLTHGETKAQTTLAGLIEQRFAKRPLIATYLEEMVLEGPQLTETVQHETQAHPRVNWTFLTSEVERKWGMFRDKMADVENRPWVEQTELQEAMEKMDYALTRLLSRM, encoded by the coding sequence ATGAAAGTACAATTCCTGGGCGCGGCGCAAACCGTGACTGGTTCTTGCTATATGGTTGAAGCGGCGGGCAAGCGGTTTTGCATAGACTGCGGCATGCATCAGGGCAACAAGGCCATTGAAGCCCGCAACCGCGAAACGGAGCTGTACAGGGCTTCGGCCATTGATTTCATTCTTGTCACCCACGCCCACATCGACCACTCGGGCCTGCTGCCCAAGATCGTCAAAGAGGGCTTTGCCGGTCCCATCTTCTGCACCAAGGCCACCAGCGAGCTGCTTGACCTCATGTTGCAGGACAGCGCCCATATTCAGGAAATGGAAGCCCAGTGGGAAGCGCGCAAGTACCAGCGCCGGGGCATCAAAAATCCCCCCACTGCCCTCTACACGGTAGAAGACGCGCAAAAAGCCGTGACTCTCTTCCAGACCGTTGACTACCACAAAACTTTCGAGCCCGCGCCCGGCATCCGCGTGACCTATTTTGACGCGGGGCACATCCTTGGTTCCGGCTCGCTGCGCCTTGAGGCCGACGAAGACGGCAAAACCACCAGCCTGATCTTTTCTGGCGACATCGGCCGCCCGCAGTCGCTCATCGTGCGCAGCCCCGAAACGCCGCCCAAGGCCGACTATGTGTTCATGGAATCCACCTACGGCGACCGTGACCACAAGGACGAAAATCTCAGCGTTGACGAACTGGGCGAGGCCATTGCCTACAGCTATGGCAAGGGTGAAAAGGTCATCATTCCCGCCTTTGCCGTAGAGCGTACACAGGAAGTGCTCTACTGCCTGCACATGCTTGCCAAGCAGGGCAAGCTGCCTGCAGACATGCCCGTATTTGTGGACAGCCCGCTGGCCATCCGCGCCACCGAGGTTTTTGAACGCAACCGCGAGCTTTTTGACGACGAAGCTCTCAAGATGCTCAACGGCGGCGACGATCCCTTTGCGCTGCCCAACCTGCGCTACACGCTTTCTGCCGCAGAATCGCAGGCCATCAACGACTTCAGGGGCCCTGCCATTGTCATCTCGGCCAGCGGCATGTGCAACGCGGGCCGTGTGCGTCACCACCTGCGCCACAATATCTGGAAACCCGGCGCGAGCATCGTTTTTGTAGGTTATCAGGGCGTGGGCACACCTGGCCGCAAGCTGGTGGAAAAGGCCAAAAAGATTACCCTGTTTGGCGAAGACATCGAAGTTTCCGCCCGTATTTTCACCATCAACGGCTTTTCGGGCCATGCCGGTCAAAGCCAGCTGCTTGAGTGGCTCAAACCCCTCACGGGCAACGGCGCTCAGGTGGTGCTGACCCACGGCGAAACAAAGGCCCAGACCACGCTGGCGGGCCTCATCGAGCAGAGGTTCGCCAAGCGCCCTCTCATTGCCACCTACCTTGAAGAAATGGTGCTTGAAGGGCCGCAGCTTACCGAAACCGTGCAGCACGAAACCCAGGCCCATCCTCGCGTCAACTGGACGTTTCTTACCAGTGAGGTGGAACGCAAGTGGGGCATGTTCAGGGACAAGATGGCCGATGTTGAAAACCGCCCATGGGTGGAACAAACCGAATTGCAGGAGGCGATGGAAAAGATGGACTACGCCCTCACCCGCCTGCTTTCCCGCATGTAG
- the coaD gene encoding pantetheine-phosphate adenylyltransferase, which translates to MRIALYPGTFDPLTNGHLSLIRRGCEVFDQIVVAVADSTPKFPLFSHEERVEMAREALKDEPRAIVEPFSGLTVEYAAQRGACALLRGLRAASDFEYEFQLALMNRRLQRHIQTVFLMTDYQWLFISSTIVKAAASHGADIKGLVPENVRAALMDKYHKGEVRQGTPCLAPPFGGFRVK; encoded by the coding sequence ATGAGAATAGCACTCTACCCCGGCACTTTCGATCCGCTGACCAACGGGCACCTGAGCCTTATACGTCGCGGCTGCGAAGTATTTGACCAAATTGTTGTGGCTGTGGCCGACAGCACGCCCAAGTTTCCCCTGTTCAGCCATGAAGAACGGGTGGAAATGGCCCGCGAGGCGCTGAAAGACGAGCCCCGCGCCATTGTTGAGCCTTTTTCGGGCCTTACTGTGGAATACGCCGCCCAGCGAGGGGCCTGCGCCCTGCTGCGCGGTTTGCGCGCCGCCTCGGACTTTGAATACGAGTTCCAGCTGGCGCTCATGAACCGCAGGCTGCAACGGCACATCCAGACGGTCTTTTTGATGACCGACTACCAGTGGCTGTTTATCAGCTCCACCATCGTCAAGGCTGCGGCCAGCCACGGCGCGGACATCAAGGGTCTTGTGCCCGAAAACGTGCGCGCCGCCCTTATGGACAAATACCACAAGGGCGAGGTTCGCCAGGGTACGCCCTGCCTTGCACCGCCCTTTGGCGGCTTCCGCGTCAAGTGA